A region of Halococcus sediminicola DNA encodes the following proteins:
- the ptsP gene encoding phosphoenolpyruvate--protein phosphotransferase, producing MSDHTLTGIGATPLSAVGSVVWYRPDENVELPAQPPADTVDPETERERFTEAQERAREELETERDRAAERVGADEAAVFDAHSQFLGDPQIEGAIVGEIDEGLPAEHAVQNGFESGIEQFEGMDGRMADRADDLRDVRDRLVRILTDTDRTDLSDLPRESIVFAERLTPSDTAHLDPDTVAGFVTVTGGRTSHASIFARSLALSAVVGVGDGLNAIDEGTTVAIDGEAGTVIPEPSDEIREQATRTARAAIRSEPVTTADGTAIEVAANVGRPSEIEAAIDRGADGIGLYRTEFLFLDREAPPGEDEQYEIYREALASFPDGRVVVRTLDIGGDKPIPYLDLPSEDNPFLGERGIRRSLDADSELFETQLRALVRAAIETTGDLAIMFPLVATLDEFETGRERVETVIADLEADGQSIETPEVGTMIETPATVFLAPDLAARADFLSIGTNDLTQYVMAADRGNERVGDLHDPRHPAVLRALRRTIEATEGMETWIGMCGEMAGDPELTELLVGLGLDELSMSALTVPEVKARIGEIDSSMARTLAERALAASTKREVDDILAEGARGTDR from the coding sequence ATGAGCGACCACACGCTGACCGGCATCGGTGCGACCCCTCTCAGCGCCGTCGGTTCGGTCGTCTGGTATCGTCCCGACGAGAACGTCGAACTACCGGCGCAGCCACCGGCCGACACCGTCGATCCGGAAACCGAACGCGAACGGTTTACCGAGGCACAGGAGCGCGCGCGTGAGGAACTAGAGACCGAACGCGACCGGGCCGCAGAGCGCGTCGGAGCGGACGAGGCAGCGGTGTTCGACGCGCACAGCCAGTTCCTCGGCGATCCACAGATCGAGGGGGCGATCGTCGGCGAAATCGACGAAGGGCTACCGGCAGAACACGCCGTGCAAAACGGGTTCGAGAGCGGTATCGAGCAATTCGAAGGGATGGACGGGCGGATGGCGGACCGCGCTGACGACTTACGGGACGTTCGTGATCGCCTCGTTCGAATCCTCACGGATACCGACCGGACGGATCTCTCCGATCTCCCTCGGGAATCGATCGTCTTCGCCGAGCGGCTCACTCCGAGCGATACCGCCCACCTCGACCCCGATACCGTGGCCGGTTTCGTGACCGTCACGGGCGGACGAACCTCCCACGCGTCGATTTTCGCCCGCTCGCTCGCGTTGTCGGCCGTCGTCGGTGTCGGCGACGGTCTCAACGCGATCGACGAGGGGACGACGGTCGCCATCGACGGCGAGGCGGGTACCGTGATCCCCGAACCGAGCGATGAAATCCGTGAGCAGGCCACCCGGACTGCCCGTGCAGCGATCCGCAGCGAACCGGTGACGACCGCCGACGGCACGGCGATCGAAGTGGCAGCGAACGTCGGTCGACCGAGCGAGATCGAGGCTGCAATCGATCGCGGGGCGGACGGGATCGGTCTCTATCGAACCGAGTTCCTCTTTCTCGACCGCGAAGCGCCTCCCGGCGAGGACGAACAGTACGAGATCTATCGGGAAGCGCTCGCGTCGTTCCCGGACGGTCGCGTCGTCGTGCGAACACTCGATATCGGCGGTGACAAACCGATCCCGTATCTCGACCTGCCGAGCGAGGACAACCCGTTTCTCGGCGAGCGTGGGATTCGACGGTCGCTCGATGCCGATTCCGAGTTGTTCGAGACACAGCTGCGCGCACTCGTCCGCGCGGCGATCGAGACCACGGGCGACCTCGCGATCATGTTTCCGCTCGTCGCCACACTCGACGAGTTCGAAACCGGCCGCGAGCGCGTCGAGACGGTGATCGCCGACCTCGAAGCCGATGGACAGTCAATCGAGACGCCCGAGGTCGGAACGATGATCGAAACGCCGGCGACGGTGTTCCTGGCCCCCGATCTCGCCGCGCGCGCGGACTTCCTCTCGATCGGCACCAACGACCTCACCCAGTACGTGATGGCCGCCGACCGAGGTAACGAGCGTGTCGGGGACCTTCACGACCCTCGCCATCCCGCCGTGTTGCGAGCACTCCGGCGGACGATCGAGGCAACCGAAGGGATGGAGACGTGGATCGGGATGTGTGGCGAGATGGCCGGCGATCCCGAACTGACCGAACTACTCGTCGGTCTCGGTCTCGACGAACTGAGCATGAGCGCGCTCACCGTCCCGGAGGTGAAAGCACGCATCGGGGAGATCGATTCGTCGATGGCGCGAACCCTCGCCGAGCGCGCGCTTGCAGCGAGCACGAAACGCGAAGTGGACGACATACTCGCCGAAGGGGCGCGGGGAACCGACCGATGA
- the ptsH1 gene encoding phosphocarrier protein HPr — translation MSERIVTVVPEAGLHARPASKFVETANRYDCDIEVGVADDGTLVDARSMLAVTGLGVGHDEQLRLVADGDDADEALDALEDVLSTPEGGDEETTG, via the coding sequence ATGAGCGAACGCATCGTCACGGTCGTCCCGGAAGCAGGACTTCACGCCCGCCCGGCGTCGAAGTTCGTCGAGACCGCAAACCGGTACGACTGTGACATCGAAGTCGGTGTGGCCGACGACGGAACCCTCGTGGACGCCCGGAGCATGCTCGCGGTGACGGGCCTCGGCGTCGGTCACGACGAACAGCTCCGGCTCGTCGCCGACGGCGACGACGCCGACGAAGCACTCGATGCACTCGAAGACGTGCTCTCGACGCCGGAAGGTGGCGACGAAGAGACCACAGGATGA
- a CDS encoding nitric-oxide reductase large subunit has product MELSRKTLAKALVAAFVFNLIVMGAGAYLTYEQSPDRPDRIVGPNGGTLTTDEGIVSGKAAFQRNGLMNHGSILGNGAYFGDDYTADALDRMVVHMRTYVARERYGTPYAKLNDARKAGVDAVVERQLSDNTIDDTVELGPAEAYAYRQVRGEYVDKYHGGAPEHGIPAGFVSSPDDARRFADFALWTSLFSVSDRPGTDHSYTNEWPFDAGAGNDAPASAMLWSVFAMVILVLGAGGGIWLYNTIQLSEPETEGIDVPHPDEVTLSPSQFAAIRFVPVAALLFLVQTLLGGLMAHYYIEREGFYGIAQALGIDAMATLPFAITKAWHIDLAVLWIATLWLGIGLFLPPLLTGYEPDHQKTLIHVLLGALFVVVVGGLVGIWLGAQGYIDGSLWWLLGNEGLEYLEVGRVWQVGLLIGFALWTVLVARGFKPLLERESRYGLAHMIIYAGGSIGLLFTASMLYTPKTSIVVTEFWRWWVVHMWVEGAFEFFVVAVTGIALVAMNLLSRRSAEKAVIIEALLVMGAGVIGVSHHYWWIGLPQYWVPIGSLFSTLEFIPLVFILFEAFNQYRAYMTAGKRFPYKLPFMFIIASGIWNFVGAGALGFFINLPIINYYEHGTFLTVGHAHASMFGAFGFLALGMATYLLRFTTKPGAWDATNLKRAFWLLNAGLAWMVFVGDVPIGFLQLETVFTQGYDAGRSLAFYNGDLVQTLFWARLPGDVLIILGAAVFGYDVVRKRFVRREETAATPGGTIISRRILGEEADTGRSLDDD; this is encoded by the coding sequence ATGGAACTCAGCCGAAAGACGCTGGCAAAGGCACTCGTCGCGGCCTTCGTCTTCAATCTGATCGTCATGGGTGCGGGCGCGTATCTCACCTACGAACAGTCGCCCGACCGCCCCGATCGGATCGTCGGCCCGAACGGCGGCACGCTCACGACGGACGAAGGAATCGTGAGCGGCAAGGCCGCCTTCCAGCGGAACGGTCTCATGAACCACGGGTCGATACTCGGCAACGGCGCGTACTTCGGGGACGACTACACTGCCGACGCGCTCGACCGGATGGTGGTGCACATGCGCACGTACGTCGCCCGCGAGCGCTACGGGACGCCTTACGCGAAACTCAACGATGCCCGGAAAGCGGGCGTAGATGCGGTCGTCGAACGGCAGCTTTCGGACAACACCATCGACGACACCGTCGAACTCGGTCCTGCCGAGGCCTACGCCTACCGGCAAGTCCGCGGCGAATACGTCGATAAATATCACGGCGGTGCGCCCGAACACGGCATCCCTGCGGGGTTCGTCTCGTCGCCCGACGACGCACGCCGGTTCGCGGATTTCGCCCTCTGGACGTCGCTGTTCTCCGTGAGCGACCGCCCCGGCACCGACCACTCCTACACCAACGAGTGGCCGTTCGACGCCGGCGCGGGCAACGATGCCCCGGCCTCGGCGATGCTGTGGAGCGTGTTCGCGATGGTGATACTCGTTCTCGGCGCCGGGGGCGGCATCTGGCTCTACAACACCATCCAACTCTCCGAACCCGAAACCGAAGGTATCGACGTTCCGCACCCCGATGAAGTCACACTCTCGCCGAGCCAGTTCGCCGCCATCCGCTTCGTGCCGGTCGCGGCCCTCCTCTTTCTCGTCCAGACGCTACTTGGTGGGTTGATGGCCCACTACTACATCGAACGCGAAGGGTTCTACGGCATCGCGCAGGCGCTCGGCATCGACGCGATGGCGACGCTTCCCTTCGCCATCACGAAGGCGTGGCACATCGACCTCGCAGTGCTCTGGATCGCGACGCTCTGGCTCGGTATCGGACTGTTCCTCCCGCCGCTGCTCACGGGCTACGAACCCGACCATCAGAAGACGCTTATCCACGTCCTGCTGGGCGCGCTGTTCGTCGTGGTCGTCGGGGGATTGGTCGGTATCTGGCTCGGCGCGCAGGGCTATATCGATGGTTCGCTCTGGTGGCTGCTGGGCAACGAAGGGCTCGAATACCTCGAAGTCGGGCGAGTCTGGCAGGTCGGTCTCCTCATTGGGTTCGCCCTCTGGACGGTCCTCGTCGCCCGCGGGTTCAAACCGCTGCTCGAACGAGAGAGTCGGTACGGACTCGCCCATATGATCATCTACGCCGGCGGGTCGATCGGACTGCTATTCACCGCGAGCATGCTGTACACGCCGAAGACGAGCATCGTCGTGACCGAGTTCTGGCGGTGGTGGGTCGTCCACATGTGGGTCGAGGGGGCCTTCGAGTTCTTCGTCGTCGCCGTCACCGGCATCGCCCTCGTCGCGATGAACCTCCTGTCGCGCCGGAGCGCGGAGAAGGCCGTCATCATCGAAGCGCTGCTGGTGATGGGTGCGGGCGTCATCGGTGTCTCCCATCACTACTGGTGGATCGGACTGCCCCAGTACTGGGTGCCCATCGGGAGCCTCTTCTCGACGTTAGAGTTCATTCCGTTGGTATTCATCCTCTTCGAGGCGTTCAACCAGTACCGCGCGTACATGACTGCCGGCAAGCGATTCCCATACAAGCTGCCGTTCATGTTCATCATCGCTTCGGGGATATGGAACTTCGTCGGCGCAGGCGCGCTCGGCTTCTTCATCAACCTCCCAATCATCAACTACTACGAGCACGGAACCTTTCTGACGGTGGGCCACGCCCACGCCTCGATGTTCGGTGCGTTTGGCTTCCTCGCGCTCGGGATGGCGACGTATCTGCTGCGCTTCACCACCAAACCCGGTGCGTGGGACGCGACGAACCTGAAACGCGCGTTCTGGCTGCTGAACGCCGGTCTCGCGTGGATGGTGTTCGTCGGCGACGTTCCGATCGGCTTCCTCCAACTGGAGACCGTCTTCACCCAGGGCTACGACGCCGGCCGCTCGCTCGCGTTCTACAACGGCGATCTCGTCCAGACGCTGTTTTGGGCACGGCTCCCCGGCGACGTCCTCATCATCCTCGGTGCCGCCGTGTTCGGCTACGACGTGGTGAGAAAACGCTTCGTGCGCCGCGAGGAGACGGCGGCCACGCCCGGCGGAACGATCATCTCCCGCCGCATCCTCGGCGAGGAGGCCGACACCGGCCGGAGCCTCGATGACGACTGA
- a CDS encoding cupin domain-containing protein yields MTATPEPATDPERVCLDELEGAPHAAVFERDAPRTVRLRLDADQRLPAHRHPGTDIVCHLVKGALDLALDGERHHLAAGDLLRFSGEHEVSPEAIEDSVAVLVFAPHEG; encoded by the coding sequence ATGACAGCGACTCCTGAACCCGCGACCGACCCCGAACGCGTATGTCTCGACGAGTTGGAGGGCGCACCACACGCGGCGGTTTTCGAGCGCGACGCGCCGCGAACCGTCCGACTCAGGCTCGACGCCGACCAGCGACTGCCCGCCCACCGCCATCCGGGGACGGACATCGTCTGTCACCTCGTCAAGGGCGCACTCGACCTCGCACTCGATGGCGAGCGCCACCATCTCGCCGCGGGTGACCTGCTCCGATTCAGCGGCGAGCACGAGGTCTCGCCGGAAGCAATCGAAGACAGCGTCGCCGTCCTCGTGTTCGCTCCGCACGAGGGGTGA
- a CDS encoding NAD(P)/FAD-dependent oxidoreductase, which translates to MATYDIVIAGGGPSGLQFAREVGQRTEYSIAVLEANNHLSDNDKSTGGTFHQVINGFDIPDEVVMDASSAVIFEGPTASERLAIPNYVLDFPAFLEYLGEDASNYGVDIYTGVRVEEPIVEDGTVSGVSCQNSFGDNMFSADLVVDATGPAGVLTSRLDMWEPDAAQRGIGKEYEVEGHFDCDSMLFRFDHEYAPGGYSWVFPAGEDVFKAGVCWIDDFYERHSPPEDGSIDTYVRNWIESDPRWEVETIRDVHAGEAISDNSINQRAETGLVAVGDAVSSINPLFGEGIRPGMESAEMAADVAIDALETGDTSRESLVEYEQRWNREKGSKWKMQRMVGELLYDFDASQQNRFVEKTGELSAEQTERLQQYELTMRDLLGLYPLNPRDILKAPTLLRHVW; encoded by the coding sequence ATGGCAACATACGATATCGTGATCGCTGGCGGAGGTCCGTCCGGTCTACAGTTTGCACGGGAGGTCGGCCAGCGAACGGAGTATTCTATTGCAGTACTCGAAGCGAATAACCATCTCTCGGATAACGACAAGTCGACAGGTGGGACGTTTCATCAAGTGATCAATGGCTTTGACATCCCCGACGAGGTCGTTATGGATGCAAGTTCCGCGGTGATCTTCGAAGGGCCTACGGCGAGTGAACGGCTCGCCATCCCGAACTACGTACTCGATTTTCCGGCCTTCTTGGAGTATCTCGGGGAAGATGCGTCTAACTATGGTGTCGATATTTATACCGGGGTGCGCGTCGAGGAACCGATCGTCGAAGACGGGACTGTTAGCGGCGTGAGCTGTCAGAACAGTTTCGGCGACAACATGTTCTCGGCCGACCTCGTCGTCGACGCGACGGGTCCCGCCGGTGTGCTGACTAGTCGACTCGACATGTGGGAACCCGACGCTGCACAACGAGGCATTGGTAAAGAGTACGAGGTCGAAGGACACTTCGATTGTGATTCGATGCTGTTTCGGTTCGATCACGAGTACGCACCGGGTGGGTACTCGTGGGTCTTCCCCGCCGGCGAGGACGTATTCAAGGCCGGCGTCTGCTGGATTGACGATTTCTACGAACGCCACAGCCCTCCGGAGGACGGGAGTATCGATACCTACGTCAGAAACTGGATCGAGAGCGACCCGCGGTGGGAAGTGGAAACGATTCGTGATGTGCATGCGGGGGAGGCAATATCGGACAACTCTATCAATCAACGCGCTGAAACCGGCCTCGTCGCCGTCGGCGACGCCGTCTCGAGTATCAACCCCCTCTTCGGGGAGGGAATCCGGCCGGGAATGGAGTCGGCCGAGATGGCCGCCGATGTCGCCATCGATGCACTTGAGACGGGCGACACGTCGCGCGAGTCCCTCGTCGAATACGAGCAACGATGGAACCGTGAGAAAGGGTCGAAGTGGAAGATGCAGCGTATGGTCGGCGAACTACTGTACGATTTCGACGCAAGCCAGCAGAACAGGTTCGTCGAGAAAACTGGGGAGCTATCGGCCGAACAGACCGAACGGCTCCAACAGTACGAACTGACGATGCGGGATCTGCTCGGGTTGTACCCACTCAACCCACGAGACATTCTGAAGGCACCGACACTCCTGCGACACGTCTGGTGA
- a CDS encoding helix-turn-helix domain-containing protein, whose translation MPRANLTLTIPEGVWIGDVSRAHPTATFRILAALAGESAGVGLAEITSRDLDAILPTIETSDAVSELDVLRRQDDEALIQFETTTPLLLLPVQDSGVPLELPFTIAAGEANWEVTASQPRLSELGERFEQFGIPYTVNEVHQRLEPTQLLTDGQLELLELAIEAGYYDTPRRCSLTELAADAGIAKSTCSETLHRAEGAVIKRFVEAHPDSPSE comes from the coding sequence ATGCCACGAGCAAACCTCACGCTCACGATTCCGGAGGGCGTCTGGATCGGCGACGTCTCACGCGCACACCCGACGGCGACGTTCCGGATCCTCGCAGCGCTGGCCGGCGAATCCGCCGGCGTCGGTCTCGCTGAAATCACGAGTCGAGACCTCGATGCGATACTCCCGACCATCGAGACGAGCGATGCGGTGTCCGAACTCGACGTCCTCCGTCGGCAGGACGACGAGGCGCTGATCCAGTTCGAGACCACGACGCCCCTGCTCTTGCTCCCGGTACAGGACTCGGGCGTGCCGCTCGAACTGCCGTTCACCATCGCGGCGGGCGAGGCCAACTGGGAGGTCACTGCCTCCCAGCCGCGACTCTCCGAACTCGGCGAGCGATTCGAGCAGTTCGGCATCCCGTACACGGTCAACGAGGTCCACCAGCGGCTCGAACCGACGCAACTGCTGACCGATGGTCAACTCGAACTGCTCGAACTGGCTATCGAAGCGGGCTACTACGACACGCCGCGGCGGTGTTCGCTGACCGAACTCGCGGCGGATGCGGGGATCGCGAAATCGACGTGCAGCGAAACGCTCCACCGTGCCGAGGGGGCAGTCATCAAACGGTTCGTCGAAGCACACCCCGATTCACCATCGGAGTGA
- a CDS encoding CGCGG family putative rSAM-modified RiPP protein, giving the protein MAHATDAEAVTDRMHDNSWSANLEKPVHADDERLVVEQAIDAIDHTVAGNHVNVVTHANHGHPSGYLFGALDAAFDDDIEYEYVEQCGCGGHVTRVHV; this is encoded by the coding sequence ATGGCACACGCCACCGACGCCGAGGCGGTCACCGACCGGATGCACGACAACTCGTGGTCGGCGAACCTCGAAAAGCCCGTCCACGCCGACGACGAGCGCCTCGTCGTCGAGCAGGCCATCGACGCGATCGACCACACGGTTGCGGGCAATCACGTGAACGTCGTCACGCACGCAAACCACGGCCATCCGAGCGGCTACCTCTTCGGCGCACTCGACGCCGCGTTCGACGACGACATCGAGTACGAGTACGTCGAGCAGTGTGGCTGTGGCGGTCACGTCACCCGTGTCCACGTCTGA
- a CDS encoding ABC transporter permease, which yields MRLVDPLGVYGLWLRDVKRFLRTPSRIIGSLTFPLMFLIFLGFGFSGAAIPGLPEGVDYLQYLVPGIMGFTMLLGASFAGLAILSDQDVGFLKEILVAPVSRTSIVLGRIAGGSTTAIVQAVLVLALSIPLGFELAGWLSIPLAAVFLALIAVTFVGFGIVLASQFSDSEGFSLIVQFIVFPLFFLSGAIYPIEGLPGPVEYLAFVNPLTYGVDGLRAALVGASTYPLVVDLGALVLSSVVMVSLGAYLFERVEAV from the coding sequence ATGAGGCTCGTCGATCCGCTCGGGGTCTACGGGCTCTGGCTCCGCGATGTCAAACGGTTCCTGCGGACCCCCTCCCGGATCATCGGTTCGCTGACCTTCCCGCTGATGTTCCTGATCTTTCTGGGCTTCGGCTTCAGCGGCGCGGCCATCCCCGGCCTCCCGGAAGGCGTCGATTACCTCCAGTATCTCGTGCCCGGCATCATGGGCTTTACAATGCTTCTCGGGGCCTCGTTCGCGGGCTTGGCAATCCTCTCCGACCAGGATGTGGGCTTTCTGAAGGAGATCCTCGTCGCACCGGTCAGTCGCACCTCGATCGTACTGGGCCGCATCGCTGGCGGTTCGACGACGGCCATCGTACAGGCCGTGCTGGTTCTCGCCCTCTCGATTCCGCTCGGCTTCGAACTCGCTGGCTGGCTGTCGATACCGCTGGCGGCGGTCTTCCTCGCGCTCATCGCCGTCACCTTCGTGGGCTTCGGCATCGTGCTGGCCTCACAGTTCTCCGACAGTGAGGGGTTCAGCCTCATCGTCCAGTTCATCGTCTTCCCGCTCTTCTTCCTCTCGGGCGCGATCTACCCCATCGAGGGGCTTCCTGGTCCGGTGGAGTATCTCGCCTTCGTCAACCCGCTCACCTACGGCGTTGACGGGTTGCGTGCCGCACTGGTCGGCGCATCCACCTACCCGCTCGTCGTGGATCTCGGCGCGCTCGTGCTCTCGTCGGTCGTGATGGTCTCGCTCGGTGCGTACCTCTTCGAGCGCGTCGAGGCCGTCTGA
- a CDS encoding ATP-binding cassette domain-containing protein, whose protein sequence is MDAIRTDGLTKEFGSVTAVDDLSFGVERGEVFGLLGPNGAGKSTLINMLVTLLDSTSGTARVNGHDIDTETGDVRDSLGIVFQEPAVDEELTGAENLAFHARMYGKRKAEREERIPEVLDLVDLAEKADDPVESYSGGMQRRLEIGRGLMHEPAVLFLDEPTTGLDARTRRDTWEYIQRLNERSGVTIVITTHYMDEADFLCERVAIMDHGDIVAVDTPENLKDSLGGDVVTLGLENANRELFARLDEQPWVREHTATDEGVAVTMAHGDTRVAELVRLADEAGATIASVDLRKPSLENVFLSLTGSTFTEREASAADRREDDDPDDRTAEPAEVVE, encoded by the coding sequence ATGGACGCAATACGCACCGATGGATTGACCAAGGAGTTCGGATCGGTCACGGCGGTCGACGATCTGTCCTTCGGCGTCGAGCGTGGCGAGGTGTTCGGTCTGCTCGGTCCCAACGGGGCAGGCAAATCGACGCTCATCAACATGCTCGTGACGCTGCTGGACTCGACGTCGGGCACCGCGCGCGTCAACGGCCACGATATCGACACCGAGACCGGCGACGTGCGCGACAGCTTGGGCATCGTCTTCCAGGAACCCGCCGTCGACGAGGAACTGACGGGTGCCGAAAACCTGGCCTTTCACGCCAGGATGTACGGCAAGCGAAAGGCCGAGCGCGAAGAGCGTATCCCCGAGGTGCTCGACCTCGTCGATCTCGCCGAGAAAGCCGACGATCCCGTCGAGAGCTATTCGGGTGGCATGCAGCGCCGCCTCGAAATCGGTCGCGGGCTGATGCACGAACCGGCGGTGCTCTTCCTCGACGAACCCACCACCGGACTGGACGCGCGCACCCGCCGGGACACGTGGGAATACATCCAGCGGCTCAACGAACGGTCGGGCGTGACAATCGTCATCACGACCCACTACATGGACGAGGCGGACTTCCTCTGCGAGCGGGTCGCCATCATGGATCACGGCGACATCGTCGCGGTCGACACCCCCGAGAACCTCAAGGATTCCCTCGGCGGCGACGTCGTCACGCTCGGGTTAGAGAACGCGAACCGGGAGCTGTTCGCCCGTCTCGACGAGCAGCCGTGGGTGCGCGAGCACACCGCCACCGACGAGGGCGTCGCGGTCACGATGGCCCACGGCGACACGCGCGTCGCCGAGCTCGTTCGCCTCGCCGACGAGGCGGGCGCGACCATCGCCTCGGTGGACCTCCGGAAGCCGAGCCTCGAAAACGTCTTCCTCTCGCTGACCGGCAGCACGTTCACCGAGCGCGAGGCGAGCGCCGCCGACCGACGCGAGGACGATGATCCCGACGACCGGACGGCCGAACCCGCGGAGGTCGTCGAATGA
- a CDS encoding ornithine cyclodeaminase family protein produces MVRLLTDADVRRTLELDALLPVIAEAIRKQDRGAVERPDRPHFPVGAGDEPASGTALTMPAYIHGADTYATKLATVVPDNPDRDLPTVTAQVTLTDATTGQPVAYMAGNHVTNARTGCIGGLSARALADPPVTVGVVGAGTQARWQTRAIAAATTVDDVRIYSPSGSKHDCAMDLREEGIAATASETAVEAVRDADVVVTATTATEPVIPTDALAPNATVVAVGAYTAEGQELEPATLTGASDVFADVPAEAAATGDGRAAGLKGEDMRPLSAALDEQPRDGRRVVLSVGSAVFDAAAAAHVHDRAVTDGVGRTVEL; encoded by the coding sequence ATGGTCCGTCTCCTCACCGACGCGGACGTCCGTCGAACGCTCGAACTGGACGCGCTCTTGCCCGTCATCGCCGAAGCGATCCGCAAGCAGGACCGCGGCGCGGTCGAACGCCCCGACCGACCGCACTTTCCGGTCGGTGCTGGCGACGAACCGGCGTCCGGGACCGCACTGACGATGCCGGCGTACATCCACGGCGCGGATACCTACGCGACGAAACTCGCCACCGTCGTCCCGGACAACCCCGACCGTGACCTCCCGACGGTCACCGCGCAGGTGACGCTCACGGACGCGACGACCGGCCAACCGGTGGCGTACATGGCCGGCAATCACGTCACGAACGCGCGGACGGGCTGCATCGGCGGGCTGTCGGCGCGGGCGCTCGCCGACCCGCCCGTCACCGTGGGCGTCGTCGGAGCGGGGACGCAGGCGCGCTGGCAGACGCGGGCCATCGCCGCGGCGACGACCGTCGACGACGTCCGTATCTATTCACCGAGCGGGTCGAAGCACGACTGTGCGATGGACCTGCGCGAAGAAGGGATCGCCGCCACAGCCAGCGAGACCGCAGTCGAAGCGGTTCGTGACGCCGACGTGGTCGTGACCGCGACGACCGCGACCGAACCGGTGATCCCGACCGACGCGCTCGCGCCGAACGCGACGGTCGTCGCCGTCGGTGCCTACACCGCCGAGGGCCAGGAGCTCGAACCCGCGACGCTGACCGGTGCGAGCGACGTATTCGCGGACGTTCCGGCCGAGGCCGCCGCGACGGGCGACGGGCGTGCGGCCGGGCTGAAGGGTGAGGACATGCGGCCGCTCTCGGCGGCGCTCGACGAACAGCCACGCGACGGCCGGCGGGTCGTCCTCAGCGTCGGCTCGGCCGTCTTCGACGCCGCCGCGGCCGCTCACGTCCACGACCGGGCCGTGACCGACGGCGTCGGGCGAACGGTCGAGCTGTAA
- a CDS encoding helix-turn-helix domain-containing protein, translated as MSLIATVHIAHADLALAPTIRECPDVRIRVMPQSATDPETGLFFFHVENGGQALEAAIEHDHTVAEWTRVAESDSGSVYRLEHAPETILLSPKTLELGGLMREATSDGTGWSVRLQFDDREALSRLWKHCKDEGIAFELQRLFRDQSWVDAEMTALTGPQLDALVTAYEAGYFEEPRTSSLEELADRLDISPTAVGGRIRRGTAALIETTLAER; from the coding sequence ATGAGTCTCATCGCCACGGTTCACATCGCCCACGCGGACCTCGCGCTCGCGCCGACCATCCGCGAGTGTCCCGACGTGCGGATCCGCGTCATGCCCCAGTCGGCGACCGATCCGGAGACCGGACTGTTCTTCTTCCACGTCGAGAACGGCGGACAGGCGCTCGAAGCGGCCATCGAGCACGATCACACCGTCGCCGAGTGGACGCGGGTCGCCGAGAGTGATTCGGGGAGCGTCTATCGGCTCGAACACGCACCCGAGACGATACTGCTGTCGCCGAAGACGCTCGAACTCGGTGGGCTGATGCGCGAGGCGACCAGCGACGGCACCGGCTGGAGCGTTCGCCTCCAGTTCGACGACCGCGAGGCGCTCTCGCGGCTCTGGAAGCACTGCAAGGACGAGGGCATCGCCTTCGAGCTACAGCGGCTGTTCCGCGATCAGTCGTGGGTCGACGCGGAGATGACGGCGCTGACCGGGCCACAGCTCGACGCGCTGGTGACGGCCTACGAGGCGGGCTACTTCGAGGAACCGCGCACGAGTTCGCTCGAGGAGCTGGCCGACCGGCTCGACATCTCGCCGACGGCCGTCGGCGGGCGTATCCGCCGCGGGACGGCCGCGCTCATCGAAACCACGCTCGCCGAGCGGTGA